Proteins encoded in a region of the Triticum dicoccoides isolate Atlit2015 ecotype Zavitan chromosome 3A, WEW_v2.0, whole genome shotgun sequence genome:
- the LOC119273378 gene encoding transcription factor MYB1-like: protein MGRKPCCAKEGLNRGAWTAMEDDILVSYINDHGEGKWGSLPKRAGLNRCGKSCRLRWLNYLRPGIKRGNISDDEEELIVRLHGLLGNRWSLIAGRLPGRTDNEIKNYWNTTLSKRMLQSHGAGCSNHPQAKPPLPPQAGGEVQAPPEGTSSSPIRTKALRCTNTVLAVAEGFHEQGRAAPEHVAEEDQLGDCLSIGSIDLDLEGIELGFMMSPWSGADGLGGQHFGAPGTEADDLEELLGLGGDGDGHGGLGDLELAWL, encoded by the exons ATGGGGAGGAAGCCATGCTGCGCCAAGGAGGGCCTGAACAGAGGGGCGTGGACGGCAATGGAGGACGACATCCTGGTCTCCTACATCAACGATCACGGCGAGGGCAAGTGGGGAAGCCTTCCCAAACGAGCTG GGCTGAATCGCTGCGGTAAGAGCTGCCGGCTGCGGTGGCTCAACTACCTCCGGCCGGGGATCAAGAGAGGCAACATCTCCGACGACGAAGAGGAGCTCATCGTCAGGCTCCACGGGCTCCTAGGCAACAG GTGGTCGCTGATCGCGGGGCGGCTGCCGGGGCGAACAGACAATGAGATCAAGAACTACTGGAACACCACCCTGAGCAAGAGGATGCTGCAGTCCCACGGCGCCGGCTGCTCGAACCACCCGCAGGccaagccgccgctgccgccgcaggccggcggcgaggtgcaggCCCCGCCCGAGGGCACGAGCAGCAGTCCGATACGGACCAAGGCGCTGCGGTGCACCAACACGGTGCTGGCGGTAGCAGAGGGTTTTCACGAGCAGGGGCGTGCGGCGCCGGAGCACGTCGCCGAGGAGGATCAGCTGGGGGACTGCCTGTCGATCGGCTCGATCGACCTTGATCTGGAGGGCATCGAGCTGGGCTTCATGATGAGCCCGTGGAGCGGCGCCGACGGCTTGGGCGGTCAGCATTTCGGTGCACCGGGGACTGAGGCTGATGATCTGGAGGAGCTGCTCGGACTGGGAGGAgacggcgacggccatggtggcctCGGGGACCTGGAGTTGGCGTGGCTTTGA
- the LOC119270360 gene encoding transcription initiation factor TFIID subunit 9-like: protein MDGGGGGGRPALQPAAAGGGASGPDEPRDARVVRELLRSMGLGEGEYEPRVVHQFLDLAYRYAGDVLGDAQVYADHAGKPQLDADDVRLAIQAKVNFSFSQPPPREVLLELARSRNKIPLPKSIAPPGSIPLPPEQDTLLSQNYQLLPALKLPAQTEEAEDEEEGANADAANANPNSSQDQRGNEQQQQPQSQSQGQRVSFQLNAVAAAAAKRPRMTIDQLNMG, encoded by the exons atggacggcggcggcggcggcgggcggccagCGCTCCAGCCTGCGGCGGCCGGAGGAGGGGCGTCGGGCCCGGACGAGCCCCGCGACGCGCGCGTGGTACGGGAGCTCCTCCGCTCCATGGGGCTCGGCGAGGGCGAGTACGAGCCGCGCGTCGTGCACCAGTTCCTCGACCTCGCCTACCGCTACGCCGGGGACGTGCTCGGCGACGCCCAGGTCTACGCCGACCACGCCGGCAAGCCCCAGCTCGAcgccgacgacgtccgcctcgccaTCCAGGCCAAGGTCAACTTCTCCTTCTCCCAGCCGCCGCCCCGCGAG GTTCTACTCGAGCTGGCACGCAGCCGGAACAAAATCCCGCTGCCCAAGTCCATTGCTCCACCCGGCTCGATTCCACTGCCACCTGAGCAGGACACCTTGCTGAGCCAGAACTACCAACTCCTACCTGCATTGAAGCTGCCAGCTCAGACCGAGGAAGCAGAAGATGAGGAAGAGGGCGCCAACGCAGACGCGGCCAATGCTAACCCAAACTCCTCGCAGGATCAGAGGGGcaacgagcagcagcagcagcctcagAGCCAGAGCCAGGGCCAGAGGGTTTCTTTCCAGCTTAACGCCGTGGCCGCCGCAGCTGCAAAGCGTCCTCGAATGACGATTGATCAGCTGAACATGGGCTGA